In one Diabrotica virgifera virgifera chromosome 7, PGI_DIABVI_V3a genomic region, the following are encoded:
- the LOC126888343 gene encoding trichoplein keratin filament-binding protein-like — translation MEQVKQRGKHRIQAENEIIRRRERETQYSELWNGTVKYFDHWNKACSKFEEWTSPRYYNENNKMLSEIQSKRQKEEQLEKRREKLRKLFEEERTSFEIEMMVHKSRHLVDRPRRDNLKVTTEALKDVNDNIKAHEEEKRRREAELQLYHQWRRNNPLVRQYEAKYRCKDLKLSWLDQQIEKQMQKEKEEEENKLILKQHEEKIKFEKEVEELQKKELLEKREQLKHDLEQQMSELQQKQRFCDDLKYKESVEIKQQQLLAELEEKCKVEDQQRRNKECALVNIRQHKRKLLQKTQDIQENLERDRQLVSRLIELDLEQVIEDETKRRETQESIREFLDILKQQQKLEIARKKRMDFLFDSEAKAMYEMQEELWKKEEMNRKLLVTEVIESLKKQIASNLERYKENQRYILQEREEMTKKIEEYHDDLKRLKEDEEKRKQQAKSVREEEIRVKRAREKQSEHVKMKELDQELELIRREEERLQKEILRIQQRQGPIRPPRSRLYL, via the coding sequence ATGGAGCAAGTCAAGCAAAGAGGAAAACACCGCATTCAAGCTGAAAACGAAATAATTCGACGACGTGAAAGAGAAACTCAATACAGTGAACTTTGGAATGGTACAGTGAAATATTTTGATCACTGGAACAAGGCTTGCAGCAAATTCGAAGAATGGACATCTCCAAGatattataatgaaaataataaaatgttaTCAGAGATACAGAGCAAGCGGCAGAAAGAAGAACAATTGGAAAAACGAAGAGAAAAGTTAAGGAAATTATTTGAAGAAGAACGGACATCATTCGAAATAGAAATGATGGTTCATAAGAGTAGACACTTAGTTGACAGACCTAGAAGAGACAATTTAAAAGTTACAACTGAAGCGTTAAAAGATGTTAATGATAATATAAAAGCACacgaagaagaaaagagaagacgAGAGGCTGAGCTACAATTATATCATCAATGGAGAAGAAACAATCCACTCGTACGACAATATGAGGCAAAATACCGCTGCAAAGACTTAAAATTAAGTTGGTTAGACCAACAGATAGAAAAacaaatgcaaaaagaaaaagaagaggaagaaaataaattaattctAAAGCAACACgaggaaaaaattaaatttgaaaaagaAGTGGAAGAGTTGCAAAAGAAAGAGCTGCTAGAGAAAAGGGAACAGCTTAAACATGACTTAGAACAACAAATGTCTGAATTGCAACAAAAGCAACGTTTTTGCGACGATTTAAAATATAAGGAGAGTGTTGAAATCAAGCAACAACAGTTATTGGCAGAACTAGAAGAAAAATGTAAAGTTGAAGACCAACAAAGACGGAATAAAGAATGTGCCTTGGTTAATATTCGGCAACATAAGAGAAAACTACTGCAGAAAACTCAGGATATTCAAGAAAACTTAGAGAGGGACAGACAATTGGTTTCAAGATTGATAGAACTAGACCTAGAACAGGTTATTGAAGATGAAACTAAACGACGGGAGACCCAGGAAAGTATAAGAGAGTTTTTAGATATACTAAAACAGCAACAAAAACTAGAGATAGCAAGAAAGAAACGAATGGATTTTTTATTTGACTCAGAAGCTAAAGCTATGTACGAAATGCAAGAAGAATTAtggaaaaaagaagaaatgaaTAGAAAACTATTAGTAACAGAGGTGATTGAATCATTGAAAAAACAAATAGCCAGTAATTTGGAAAGATATAAGGAAAATCAAAGATACATTTTACAAGAACGTGAGGAAATGACGAAGAAAATAGAAGAATACCATGACGATTTGAAACGTTTGAAAGAAGACGAGGAGAAAAGAAAACAACAAGCAAAGTCTGTTAGAGAAGAAGAAATTCGCGTAAAACGAGCGAGAGAAAAGCAGTCGGAACATGTGAAAATGAAGGAACTTGATCAAGAGTTAGAACTAATTCGAAGAGAAGAAGAGAGGCTACAAAAAGAAATTTTGAGAATTCAGCAAAGACAAGGTCCTATTAGGCCTCCTCGAAGTAGATTATATCTTTAA
- the LOC126888346 gene encoding uncharacterized protein LOC126888346 — MIKVALIFGVAGALRKDELLKLETNNVQYLESKFLVTIKASKTHTNRIFTIADNEANTILNEIKKYISLRPAHTPHKRFFIFYKNKCSTQPVDINTFSKIPFVIAKFLKLEHPHLYTGHCFRRSSGSILCDSGADFSAIKRLGGWKSTAVAEGYIDNSMQNKLETAEKLLGQNTTKPCQSTSFSTTASSSITEFTEVQEDLNIKSKCYTADNHLSKPSFNFSNCIISNISVYNNKTTTKEN, encoded by the exons ATGATAAAG GTTGCATTGATTTTCGGAGTGGCTGGTGCGTTAAGAAAGGACGAACTATTGAAATTAGAAACAAATAACGTTCAATACTTGGAGTCAAAGTTTCTTGTCACAATAAAAGCATCAAAAACACACACAAATAGAATATTTACCATAGCAGATAACGAAGCAAATACGATTCTCAATGAGATCAAAAAGTATATTTCTTTAAGACCGGCACATACACCACATAAacgatttttcattttttataaaaataaatgttcCACACAGCCAGTTGACATAAATACGTTTTCCAAAATTCCTTTCGTTATTGCTAAATTCTTGAAATTAGAGCACCCGCATCTCTACACTGGGCATTGTTTTAGACGTTCCTCTGGCTCAATACTGTGTGACAGTGGTGCAGACTTTTCAGCTATTAAAAGACTAGGTGGCTGGAAATCGACTGCTGTAGCAGAAGGTTATATAGATAATTCTATGCAGAATAAACTTGAGACGGCTGAAAAACTCTTGGGACAAAATACCACTAAACCTTGTCAAAGTACTTCCTTCAGCACCACCGCTTCTTCTTCTATCACAGAATTTACAGAGGTCcaagaagacttaaatataaAGTCAAAATGCTATACAGCAGATAATCATTTATCAAAACCTTCCTTTAATTTCAGTAATTGTATTATTTCGAATATTAGTGTTTACAATAATAAAACTACCACTAAGGAAAATTAA
- the LOC126888344 gene encoding calcium release-activated calcium channel protein 1-like, which yields MDQSTQVNFPIVTTKFDKRKIWRHNTSTDLYTSMPNRAMSSSNLWAPVKPSRPRSLNVTSDTINRTKIAYVDNSMSLQPHSLETSFGSISRERTPPFSSNSSLTSNGPSSIVNGIPSAFPTSPSSGFASNPASAGYTLYKSRPKVKIRDDDSTASGPKTYCRCYDIEHSMNNEKRQLANTSDGLSWRRLHMSRAKLKATATTSELLSGFAMIAMVELQINTPTNVPEWLFVLFAVCTTVLVAVHIFALMISTYILPNIEAIAKLEVCEMVKESPHERMKGFIEIAWAFSTILGLFLFLIEIAILCWVKFWDYSFIAAVAATVIVIPVLIIFVLFAAHFYHSLVVYKCNTSNSDMETLENIKKQLDQVTISM from the exons ATGGATCAATCGACTCAAGTAAATTTTCCAATAGTAACAACTAAATTCGACAAAAGAAAAATATGGAGACACAACACTTCTACCGATTTATATACTTCAATGCCCAACAGAGCTATGTCATCTTCTAATTTATGG GCTCCAGTAAAACCATCTAGACCAAGATCATTAAACGTTACATCAGATACAATCAATCGAACGAAAATAGCATACGTAGATAATTCAATGAGCTTACAGCCTCATTCATTAGAAACATCTTTTGGATCAATATCTCGGGAAAGGACACCACCTTTTTCAAGTAATTCTAGCTTAACTTCCAATGGACCATCAAGTATAGTTAATGGTATACCGTCTGCTTTTCCTACGAGTCCATCTTCTGGATTTGCGAGCAACCCGGCATCTGCTGGTTATACATTATACAAATCAAGACCGAAG GTAAAAATTAGAGATGATGACAGTACTGCCAGTGGACCCAAAACTTACTGTCGATGCTACGACATCGAACATAGTATGAACAACGAAAAAAGGCAATTAGCAAACACAAGTGACGGTTTATCATGGAGGAGGTTACATATGTCTAGAGCAAAACTCAAAGCAACCGCCACCACTTCTGAATTGTTATCTGGATTTGCCATGATAGCGATG GTAGAACTTCAAATAAATACTCCAACCAATGTTCCTGAATGGTTATTTGTATTGTTTGCCGTATGTACAACGGTATTAGTAGCAGTCCATATATTCGCTCTAATGATATCGACGTACATACTCCCAAATATAGAAGCCATAGCGAAATTAGAAGTGTGCGAAATGGTCAAAGAAAGCCCCCACGAAAGAATGAAGGGATTTATAGAAATAGCATGGGCTTTTTCTACGATATTAG GTTTGTTCCTGTTCCTAATTGAAATTGCAATCCTGTGCTGGGTAAAGTTCTGGGATTATTCCTTTATAGCTGCTGTTGCCGCAACAGTGATTGTGATTCCTGTTTTAATAATATTCGTTCTTTTCGCTGCCCACTTTTATCACTCTTTAGTTGTTTACAAATGTAACACTTCAAATAGTGATATGGAAACATTAGAGAACATTAAGAAACAATTAGACCAAGTAACAATCAGCATGTGA